gaaaaaaaatccaatcGCTTGTGTGTTGATGTTTTTCTACCATGAATACTCTGACGTCTTTTAACTAATTGAATACAGtttcacaaaatcaattgttataaaaaaatgcaatttcttaaaaaataatcactgTGGTATGATTTCCGGACAATTTGTGTTGTTTAAATTCAGATCAATGTtacaaattttacaaattagaTAAAAGTCAGgctattttacatttttcaatCCATgccatttaaataaaataactctaAAATTTTaggtgaataaaatatatcgGCTGAATAGTCAAATACATTTATTCGCAGGGATACAATTGATGATCATTGTTTCAGTCAATAGGAGACAAAAAGCTTCCcaattaaagatcaagtaccTCAAGACTTGCACTCTTGCAGCAAAAACAAGAACCAAGATgcacttaattaatattcagaaattatcttcttctttcttttccaaACCTACGAGAATCAGCATAACACCAGCAATAAACAGAAAACTGGTAACAACAGTAAAGCTAATAACTCGATCAAAAAGCAACTTGGTGGTAAAATCTTCGACCAAACTCGGACATCTGCCTCAATCCCCAATTCCACAGAATGCTCACAGAAATTCTGCAAGCCTGAGGAAATCATATGCGGCGCTTCTTTGGAAGACGGCAGCCATTATGTGGTTTCCTAGTCGTATCCTCGATGTATACAACAGGATTTACATCTCCACGTGAATGAGTGTACCCGTCTTTGAAGGCCAATATAGAATCCTTCTTCCTCCTAAAAAAGGTGAATCCGCTCACTTTCACCACGACTGATTTGATTTTCATCTGCTTCACTACTCGTCCCATATACTCAGCAGCTGCTTCACCTGAATACCGGCCAGGTTTATCTCCTTTTGCAGCCACTTGACCAGCAGAAACCGACATCTTTCTGTTGCCTTTATAATCAGTTAAGGTGACGTAAGAATTGTTTCGCATCAACTTAATGTGGACGATATCAGCATTTGACTCTCGTTGCGACTGCTGATAAAATGCAGGGCCTCCTATTGGACCTCTGCCCTGGACATCATCAAGTCTCTGCATTCTTCCTGCTCCGGGTCTTTCATCTTGGAGTAATCCACGAACATAGTCCATATTAGGCAGTGGAGTTCTTCCTGACTCGTTTTCAAGTGGAGGTGGCCCATTCACGCCATTTCCTCTTTCTCGGTTCAACAATTGAGCATAGCCAACGGAACCAAGATTACGCCCTACCCCAACCTCATGTGGAGGTAGTCCATTCACACCTCCTCTTTCCCGGTTTAGCAACTGATCGTAGCCAATGGAACCAAGATTCCATCCCCCAACCTCCTGTGGAGGTAGTCCATTCACACCATTTCCTCTTTCCCTATTTAACAACTGATCATAGCCATTTGAACGAAGATTCCTTCCTACCCCAACTTCTGGTGGAGGTCTTTCGCCTACACCATTTCCACTTTCCTCTGTTGCCTGCCTGTGATTCCTTCCTGCCTCGACCTCTGGTTTTTCTCCAGAATGTAAAAAACTCCTGAAACTCAACGCACAAGGCAAATGAACATTCCCTGCCGCTCTGACCAAGCCCAGTTTCATGCCCAGGTTTCCCAAAATTGACATGGGAAGATGTGTCTCAATTTTCAAACTCCTGGGTAATCCTACATAACAAGATACACATGAAAAAGTTACACAAGGCAGTAGTCTAGAAGACTGGAAGTATGAACCAACAAGCtaattctatttctctatTAAACCAAACCCACAGGCAGAAAGGTAATTCAGCACTCAATAGGGATCACAGCAAcaataaaacactaaaactTAATAAAGAAAACTAAAGTCTCGATCACCATTCACCACAGACTACaagttttacattttatcGCCTTCTCCAAAAATCTGGGTTCATAGTGTTTGGAGTGAATTATATTCAAAGTAAAGCATATGCAAAGGCCCGATGCCATGCAGGTCATgtagaaaattttatatataattcatggCAATCTATCTCTAGGTTCCTTCTCCAGAGGAAGGAAGATACATTGGCATGAGGGCAGGATAAGGCAAAAATCCACattcaaaaaatcaaactttcTCCTAGTATTTATCTGAGATCTGATTTGAAGTTCCTAAATTTCATTACAGTGTAGAGTAAAAAATTCAAGTACAAAATAGGTCACATctattagaaatttagaaattgTAACTTCAGCATAGGATTTAGTATTTGACATGACATCCCTTATAAAATACACTATATGAGGTTCATCACTATATCTTTCAAATCACACCAATGAGAACTACCATATTCATTGTGAGCCAAGAGAAGGTGAAATTATCACTAGCTGACCCTACACTCAAATGTAATCACTAGAGCATCCGCTCACATAGGGGTACATTTCAAGCTGTATTCTGCCATTATAAAATGTCTTGTCTTCAACAAAGCAATAGCAACTTTCAACCGCTCCATATAAACGCAGAAACAAGCTCAAATGATTTGAAGACGAATAAGGTATGTGCATAAATATGCGGGTAAAAATGTAAGAATCTTACCAGCGGTAGGTCTAGGGGCCTTCCTCATCTTCGAGATTTCTGGACAAGGAATTATGGATCCAACTTTGCAGGGCTTCCTACAGTTAAAACATTAGCCACCTCATTTGGGACAACAGGGAAACGAGCAAAATGCATTATCATCTCACCCTGTGACTGGATTGACAGCCTGAACATTTGAGACACGAAGAGGGGCTTCTACAGTGAATATCCCGCCATCATGACCCTGCCCTTGCTTGATGTGTTTCTTCAGATGCAAGGAGATTATTATCAAAAAATGTGTGAAGTAAGGAATCAATTATACACCAATAACGTTTTTCCTTTGAGTTCACtcctataattaaaatagctCATTTCGTTTTTCACTTGAATCAAACAAAGTGTTTGGATAGTAAAATCACATCCAATCAAATACTTCTacaaatttcttcaataacTAATCCAAATGGCTTACCAGATTCTTGCCATCAACAATAACACGATTCTGAGATCGAATTACACGCTCAACAACAGTCTCCCCTTTATCATTACCCCTGAATACCATGGCCTGCCAATCATAATGACCgaaaaaattgagaagaaaatCCTTGGCAATAACAGCGAAACTCGACAAAATATCAGAAGAAGAAGCATATGATTTCAGTTTCCCTTACATTGCTCCCTCTAGGAGTCTTCCATTGATAAATCAGCTTCTGTGCTGCCTTCCAACCCATTTTCTCCTACACCGGTTTCAGCTTCCGAAATCAATTCAAAACTTCTTTTATACAGcataaaacaactaaaaattcTACAAATTAGTAACCAGTAAGAAACCAAACAGGTGATAATTGAATGGATACCTGAAGAATTCAGATTGCGCACCGCAAATGAATGAAAAGGGTTCAAGTCTTAACTCATGAGAGCTGTTCAACAATTGGGGTTTCTTGCAGCAGCGTGGTGACTGAATAGTTGGGCCGAATCAATGGGCTTCAATCACGGTCGGCCCATCACTAGTTTCTTTTTTCTGCTTTTCTGGTTTGGATTCCAGAGTTCATGTTAATTAAAGGGAAGTTTAGCTAAATTTTTAGTTGtcccatatttttttaaaaatttgatgaCAAATTGTGAAGTttcaaaattcacaattatcaTGTAATGATTTTTTCCGAGCAAATGAGACCTAAATTGGTTCATATATGTAGATTTTTGGTGATGTTGACGAATAGAAATATAGACGTGCATGATTGAACGGACGTTGTTTTGAGcctaagaaaatataaaaaataaataaaacaaatttaatcaaaaaggacaattaattttttcgaaaatttgTGATTCTATCATTCAGTTTTGAAAGGTGGAGGGACGACAAACTGAAAATCTAATTAGGCacaaaattgtttaattgtttttaatttttatttgtagccAGATAAAAAGGATTTTCTAattgtttgtaattttttgcaaaaaattgtTTCCCCCATTTAgtttaaattgttaaatatATTGGCTAAATAAAAGGAGGGTCGAGTATAACTAGGCAAATATTGACTCATTATAaaccttatttttattagcaATGTATGTATTATTCCGTTATTAGCTCACGGAGATAATAGTTGATACAAACAGCACAAGATGCAAGCCATTATATTTCCAGATTTTACATAACGTCTTATATACacacattaatatattatagaCATTATATAGTGAATCTGGTTGAATATACTTAAGCCGATTATTTAGGTAAGAACCCATTGGTGTGTTCAGAAACACACACTAGGTGGTGGAGAAGAGATCTTGGCAATCTTATTGGCCAGTGGATCCCAGTCGCCTCCCTGCTTCCCACAATGACCAGCAGTCAGTGCATCCGCCTGGACCGAACCATAACCCGAAAAACCTGCTGGTGAGGGCTGAGCAACAAGCTTGGCGTTCTCGGCCTTGGCCTTCAGTCGAAGACGCTCCGCCCGAGAGCCAATGATCTGTCCAAG
The genomic region above belongs to Salvia hispanica cultivar TCC Black 2014 chromosome 3, UniMelb_Shisp_WGS_1.0, whole genome shotgun sequence and contains:
- the LOC125213530 gene encoding probable ribosomal protein S11, mitochondrial; this translates as MGWKAAQKLIYQWKTPRGSNAMVFRGNDKGETVVERVIRSQNRVIVDGKNLKHIKQGQGHDGGIFTVEAPLRVSNVQAVNPVTGKPCKVGSIIPCPEISKMRKAPRPTAGLPRSLKIETHLPMSILGNLGMKLGLVRAAGNVHLPCALSFRSFLHSGEKPEVEAGRNHRQATEESGNGVGERPPPEVGVGRNLRSNGYDQLLNRERGNGVNGLPPQEVGGWNLGSIGYDQLLNRERGGVNGLPPHEVGVGRNLGSVGYAQLLNRERGNGVNGPPPLENESGRTPLPNMDYVRGLLQDERPGAGRMQRLDDVQGRGPIGGPAFYQQSQRESNADIVHIKLMRNNSYVTLTDYKGNRKMSVSAGQVAAKGDKPGRYSGEAAAEYMGRVVKQMKIKSVVVKVSGFTFFRRKKDSILAFKDGYTHSRGDVNPVVYIEDTTRKPHNGCRLPKKRRI